The proteins below are encoded in one region of Coffea arabica cultivar ET-39 chromosome 4c, Coffea Arabica ET-39 HiFi, whole genome shotgun sequence:
- the LOC113739772 gene encoding protein BCCIP homolog encodes MPRKPRRRRQRPVSFSPFGRSMAFLYPTKKMKHQILDSVIKDKSARSTSDVEISANGVVKDGTFQNHGETSDSSDDGEFDGVVQADFSFFDPKPDDFNGVKVLLQTYMDDKLWDLSGFVDLILGQTTVGTVVKIEDDEDEGVYAFVTALNMGRYKDHKCMIELKEFLLKSCKEDSVSNLRSLLGEKAHDVGLLVSQRVVNLPPQLLPPLYDALFDEVSWATEDEPTEELQKSFCFKSYLMISKIYKHKNANKKMGKSGDREEDIIYSKPEDELFDQLSSWSFGFPLHTQQVTANELKDYRPMGLVMAVDASKVGIFRKQLHSLIDES; translated from the exons ATGCCACGAAAACCCAGGAGGCGCCGGCAACGACCCGTGAGTTTTTCTCCATTTGGTCGCTCAATGGCTTTTCTTTATCCTACCAAAAAGATGAAGCACCAAATTTTGGACTCTGTTATTAAAGACAAGTCTGCTCGCAGCACTTCAG ATGTGGAAATTTCGGCTAATGGGGTGGTAAAGGATGGTACATTTCAGAATCATGGTGAAACCTCAGATTCTTCGGATGATGGAGAGTTTGAT GGAGTTGTCCAAGCAGATTTTTCATTCTTTGATCCAAAACCTGATGATTTCAATGGAGTGAAGGTCCTCCTTCAAACCTACATGGATGATAAGCTATGGGATTTAAGTGGCTTTGTAGATTTGATATTGGGACAAACTACCGTCGGGACAGTTGTCAAGATAgaggatgatgaagatgaaggaGTTTATGCTTTTGTTACTGCTCTTAATATGGGAAGATACAAG GATCATAAATGTATGATCGAGCTGAAGGAATTTTTGCTTAAGTCATGCAAAGAGGATTCGGTCTCTAATTTGAGGTCTCTTTTGGGAGAGAAGGCACACGATGTCGGACTATTGGTATCCCAACGTGTAGTTAATCTTCCTCCTCAGCTTTTGCCTCCCCTTTATGATGCTTTATTTGATGAAGTCTCATGGGCAACAGAAGATGAG CCAACAGAGGAGCTCCAAAAATCCTTTTGTTTTAAGTCTTACCTAATGATCAGCAAAATCTACAAG CATAAGAATGCAAACAAGAAAATGGGGAAGAGTGGAGATAGGGAAGAAGATATAATATATAGCAAGCCAGAAGATGAACTTTTTGATCAG CTGAGCTCCTGGTCCTTCGGTTTCCCGTTACACACTCAGCAGGTGACAGCTAATGAG
- the LOC113739771 gene encoding sucrose synthase 7, with the protein MAFAVVDGLMPDALRQSRYHMKRCFARFTSMGTRLMKHQHLMEEMESVIVDRAERAKVLEVSLGEILSSTQEAAVVPPYVAFAVRYGSGCFDYVKVNAEDLSANNITATEYLRLKEMIYDENWSKDENALELDFRAFDFGIPRLALTSSVGKGISYISKFMASKFIGDPESAKPLVEYLLTLNHQGENLMINDTLNTVTKLRTALIVAEVFLSSMAKDTPYQNFEQRLKEFGFEKGWGDTAERVKETMRMLSEILQAPDPLNVESLFSRLPVIFNVVIFSIHGYFGQSDVLGLPDTGGQVVYILDQVKALEEELLSRIKQQGLNVRPRILVVTRLIPDAQGTKCNQEIEPIINAKHSHIVRVPFQTEKGVLRQWISRFDIYPHLERFAQDAAEKVLELLEGKPDLIIGNYTDGNLVASLMARELGVTLGTIAHALEKTKYEDSDIKWKEFDQKHHFSCQFTADLIAMNAADFVVTSTFQEIAGSKTRPGQYESHTAFTMPGLYRVVSGIDVFDPKFNIAAPGADQSVYFPFSEKKKRFTSFHPAIEELLYSKDNNDEHIGVLADRKKPIIFSMSRIDIVKNITGLTEWYGKNKRLRDLVNLVIVGGCFDPSKSKDREEMEEIKKMHTLIEKYQLKDQMRWIAAQTDRNRNGELYRCIADTKGAFVQPALYEAFGLTVIEAMNCGLPTFATIQGGPAEIIVDGVSGFHIDPYNGDETSNKIADFFAKCKKHSGHWNRMSEEGLRRIYECYTWNIYAKKVLNIGSTYGFWRQFKKEQKNAKLRYIDLFYNLQFKKMAQDMAIKSEESQQIPPTETAQPEQPKEETAPKQPESAPEALKEVLPEPSIVEEAEKDKERQKQLDESITRTEPASCPYCSWLCLCISTSILLYALIKLYGGLTDGASSTQNP; encoded by the exons ATGGCTTTTGCAGTGGTAGATGGTCTCATGCCTGACGCGTTAAGGCAGAGTCGGTACCATATGAAGAGATGCTTTGCCAG GTTTACTAGCATGGGAACGAGGCTGATGAAACACCAGCATTTGATGGAAGAGATGGAGAGTGTAATCGTGGACAGGGCTGAAAGAGCCAAGGTTTTGGAGGTATCACTTGGTGAAATCCTGAGTTCCACGCAG GAAGCGGCTGTTGTACCGCCTTATGTTGCTTTTGCAGTGAGATACGGTTCTGGATGCTTCGACTATGTTAAGGTGAATGCCGAGGATCTATCAGCTAATAATATTACTGCAACCGAATACCTGAGACTAAAAGAAATGATCTACGATGAAAACTG GTCAAAGGATGAAAATGCTCTGGAACTAGATTTTAGAGCATTTGACTTTGGTATTCCACGTCTGGCACTCACTTCTTCAGTTGGCAAGGGAATTAGCTACATCTCAAAGTTCATGGCTTCAAAGTTCATTGGTGATCCTGAGAGTGCTAAACCATTGGTCGAATACTTGCTAACTCTTAATCACCAAGGAGAG AATCTGATGATCAATGACACCCTGAACACGGTGACAAAGCTTCGAACCGCACTGATTGTTGCtgaagtttttctctcttccaTGGCAAAAGACACACCTTATCAAAACTTCGAGCAGAG GCTTAAAGAGTTTGGTTTTGAGAAAGGTTGGGGGGATACTGCAGAAAGAGTCAAGGAAACAATGAGGATGCTTTCTGAGATACTTCAGGCTCCAGATCCCCTAAACGTGGAATCACTTTTCAGCAGGCTTCCAGTTATTTTCAACGTTGTAATCTTCTCCATTCATGGGTACTTTGGCCAATCAGATGTCCTAGGTTTGCCCGATACTGGAGGCCAG GTAGTCTACATTCTGGACCAAGTAAAAGCTCTAGAGGAAGAATTACTTTCAAGGATCAAGCAACAAGGCTTGAATGTGAGGCCTCGAATTCTAGTG GTCACTCGTCTCATACCAGACGCACAAGGCACAAAGTGTAATCAGGAGATTGAGCCTATCATTAACGCCAAACACTCCCATATTGTTCGTGTCCCTTTTCAAACTGAGAAAGGGGTTCTCCGCCAGTGGATTTCTCGATTTGATATATATCCGCATTTGGAGAGATTTGCCCAG GATGCTGCTGAAAAGGTCCTAGAACTACTGGAAGGTAAACCAGACCTTATCATTGGGAACTACACAGATGGAAACTTAGTCGCATCTCTAATGGCCAGAGAGCTTGGAGTAACTCTG GGAACAATTGCTCATGCACTTGAGAAAACCAAatatgaagattctgatatcaAATGGAAGGAATTTGATCAAAAGCACCATTTTTCTTGCCAATTCACTGCTGATTTAATAGCAATGAATGCTGCCGATTTTGTAGTTACCAGCACATTTCAAGAGATTGCTGGAAG TAAAACCAGGCCTGGACAATATGAAAGCCATACGGCATTCACAATGCCTGGGCTGTATCGAGTAGTTTCAGGCATCGACGtctttgacccaaaattcaacATTGCTGCTCCTGGAGCTGATCAATCTGTCTACTTCCCCTTTTCTGAGAAAAAGAAGCGATTCACCTCGTTTCATCCTGccatcgaggagctactgtACAGTAAAGACAACAACGATGAGCATAT TGGAGTTCTTGCAGACCGGAAGAAACCAATAATCTTTTCAATGTCAAGAATTGACATAGTGAAGAATATTACAGGACTGACAGAATGGTATGGAAAGAACAAGAGGCTCCGAGATTTGGTAAACCTCGTTATTGTTGGGGGATGTTTCGATCCTTCCAAGTCTAAAGATagggaagaaatggaagaaattaaGAAGATGCATACTTTAATTGAGAAATACCAACTCAAGGATCAAATGAGATGGATTGCAGCTCAGACTGATAGAAACAGGAATGGTGAACTTTATCGATGCATTGCTGACACAAAGGGAGCTTTTGTTCAGCCTGCATTGTATGAAGCCTTTGGATTGACAGTAATTGAGGCCATGAATTGTGGATTACCTACTTTTGCCACCATTCAAGGAGGACCGGCTGAAATAATTGTGGATGGAGTCTCAGGCTTTCACATTGATCCTTACAATGGTGATGAGACAAGCAACAAGATTGCTGATTTCTTTGCAAAGTGTAAGAAACATTCTGGACACTGGAACAGAATGTCTGAAGAGGGCCTCAGGCGCATATATGAATG CTATACATGGAATATCTATGCAAAGAAAGTCTTAAATATAGGATCCACCTATGGCTTCTGGAGGCAATTCAAGAAGGAACAAAAGAATGCTAAGCTTAGATACATTGATCTGTTCTACAATCTGCAGTTCAAGAAGATG GCTCAGGACATGGCCATCAAAAGTGAAGAAAGCCAACAAATTCCACCAACAGAAACTGCACAGCCCgaacaaccaaaagaagaaacagCTCCCAAACAACCAGAATCAGCACCAGAAGCACTAAAAGAAGTCCTTCCAGAACCAAG CATAGTTGAGGAGGCTGAAAAAGATAAAGAGCGGCAGAAGCAGCTTGACGAAAGTATTACAAGAACTGAACCTGCATCATGTCCCTACTGCAGTTGGCTGTGCTTATGCATCTCTACTTCTATCTTACTTTATGCCTTGATAAAGTTGTATGGTGGATTAACTGATGGTGCATCTTCTACGCAAAATCCATGA